CATGCCCTCCCCTCGCCCGGAGCCGAGCGAGGGAGAGCACCACGTGACCATCGCGCCAGCCGATCCGGCTTCAGCGATCGCCGAGCGGGAGCAGCGGGAACAGGACCCGGCCGGGCCGGCCGACGGCCCCGGGGCGGGCCTTCTGCGGGTCCTCACGGACCTCACCGCCGATCTGGCCGACACCGACCCCGGCAAGGTCGCCGCCGCCGCGCTGCGTGGCCGCAACGCCGCCTCGGACGACGCCGAGTTGCGCGCACTCGCCACCGAGGCCGCGGCCGGGCTGATCTCCGAGGACCCCGCGTACTCCCGTCTCGCCGCCCGCCTCCTCACCCGCACCATCGCGGACGAGGCAGCGGGGCAGGGCGCCGTCTCGTTCTCCTCCTCGGTCGCCGTGGGCCACGCGGAGGGCCTGATCGCCGACCGTACGGCCGCGTTCGTCACGCGCCACGCCGCCCGCCTCGACGCGCTGGTCGACCCGGCCGCCGACGACCGGTTCGGCTACTTCGGCCTGCGCACGCTCTTCAGCCGCTATCTGCTCCGGCACCCGCTCACCCGCGATGTCATCGAGACGCCGCAGTACTTCATGCTGCGCGTCGCCTCCGGGCTCGCCAAGGACGACTCCCCGGCCGCCGTGGACGAAGTGGCCGCGCTGTACGGCCTGATGAGCCGACTCGACTACCTGCCCTCCTCCCCCACGCTCTTCAACTCCGGCACCCGTCACCCCCAGATGTCGTCCTGCTATCTGCTGGACTCACCCCTGGACGAGCTGGACTCGATCTACGACCGTTACCACCAGGTGGCCCGCCTCTCGAAGCACGCGGGCGGCATCGGCCTGTCGTACTCCCGTATCCGCGCCCGCGGTTCGCTGATCCGCGGCACGAACGGGCACTCCAACGGCATCGTGCCGTTCCTGCGGACGCTGGACTCCTCGGTCGCCGCCGTCAACCAGGGCGGCCGGCGCAAGGGCGCGGCCTGCGTCTATCTGGAGACGTGGCACGCGGACATCGAGGAGTTCCTGGAGCTGCGCGACAACACCGGCGAGGACGCCCGCCGTACGCACAATCTGAACCTGGCGCACTGGATCCCCGACGAGTTCATGCGCCGGGTCGACGCGGACGGCGTCTGGTCGCTCTTCTCGCCCTCCGACGTGCCCGAACTGGTCGATCTGTGGGGCGACGACTTCGACGCCGCGTACCGCGCGGCCGAGGCGGCGGGCAAGGCCCGCAGGACGATCCCGGCGCGCGAGCTGTACGGCCGCATGATGCGCACCCTCGCGCAGACCGGCAACGGCTGGATGACCTTCAAGGACGCCTCGAACCGTACGGCGAACCAGACCGCCGAGCCCGGCACCGTCGTGCACTCGTCCAACCTCTGTACCGAGATCCTGGAGGTCACGGACGACGGCGAGACGGCTGTCTGCAACCTCGGCTCGGTCAACGTCGGCGCGTTCGTGACGGATTCGGGCGAGCCGGGAGGCGAACTGGACTGGGAGCGGCTGGACGACAGCGTCCGCACCGCCGTGACCTTCCTCGACCGGGTCGTGGACATCAACTTCTACCCGACCGAGCAGGCGGGCCGCTCCAACGCCAAGTGGCGCCCCGTGGGCCTGGGCGTGATGGGCCTCCAGGACGTCTTCTTCAAGAAGCGGCTGCCCTTCGACTCCGCCGAGGCCGCCGCGCTCTCCACGCGGATCGCCGAGCGGATCATGCTCGCCGCGTACGAGGCGTCCTGCGACCTCGCCGAGCGCGAGGGCCCGCTGCCGGCCTGGGAGCGGACCCGCGCGGCGCGCGGCGTACTGCACCCCGACCACTACGACGTGTCGCTCAACTGGCCGGAGCGCTGGGACGCGCTCAGGGCGCGTGTCGCGAAGAGCGGCATGCGCAACTCCCTGCTGCTCGCCATCGCGCCCACCGCGACGATCGCGTCCATCGCGGGCGTCTACGAGTGCATCGAGCCGCAGGTCTCCAACCTCTTCAAGCGCGAGACGCTGTCGGGTGAGTTCCTCCAGGTCAACGCCTATCTGGTGGCGGAGCTGAAGCGCCTCGGCGTGTGGGACACGCAGTCCCGCGAGGCGCTGCGCGAGTCCAACGGCTCGGTGGCGGGCTTCAGTTGGATCCCGGCGGAGGTGCGCGAGCTGTACCGCACGGCGTGGGAGATCCCCCAGCGCGGCCTGATCGACATGGCGGCGGCGCGCACGCCGTTCCTCGACCAGAGCCAGTCGCTGAACCTGTTCCTGGAGACGCCGACCATCGGGAAGCTCAGCTCGATGTACGCGTACGCCTGGAAGAAGGGTCTGAAGACCACGTACTACCTGCGCTCGCGCCCGGCGACGCGGATCGCCCGCGCGGCGCGGTCACGCCCGGCCCCCGAGGCGATCGCCTGTTCCCTGGAAAACCCCGAGTCCTGCGAGGCCTGCCAGTAATGAGCTCCACCCCTCTTGAGAAGAACCTGCTCGACCCGGGCTTCGAACTGACGCTGCGCCCCATGCGCTATCCGGACTTCTACGAGCGCTACCGCGACGCGATCAAGAACACCTGGACGGTGGAGGAGGTCGACCTCCACTCCGACGTCGCCGACCTCGCGAAGCTCTCCCCCGGCGAACAGCACATGATCGGCCGGCTGGTCGCGTTCTTCGCGACGGGCGACTCGATCGTCTCGAACAATCTGGTGCTGACGCTCTACAAGCACATCAACTCCCCCGAGGCGCGGCTCTACCTCTCCCGCCAGCTCTTCGAGGAGGCCGTGCACGTCCAGTTCTATCTGACGCTGCTCGACACCTACCTGCCCGATCCGGCGGACCGCGCGGCGGCGTTCGACGCGGTCGAGGAGATCCCGTCGATCCGTGAGAAGGCCCAGTTCTGCTTCAAGTGGATGGACTCGGTCGAGAAGATCGACCGCCTGGAGTCGGCGGCGGACCGGCGCCGCTTCCTGCTGAACCTGATCTGCTTCGCGGCCTGTATCGAGGGCCTGTTCTTCTACGGGGCGTTCGCGTACGTCTACTGGTTCCGCTCCCGCGGCCTGCTGCACGGCCTGGCCACCGGCACCAACTGGGTGTTCCGCGACGAGACGATGCACATGAACTTCGCCTTCGAGGTCGTGGACACCGTCCGTAAGGAGGAGCCGGACCTCTTCGACGACGCGCTCCAGCGGCAGGTCACCGACATGCTGAAGGAGGCGGTCGAGGCGGAGCTCCAGTTCGGCCGCGACCTGTGCGGGGACGGACTGCCGGGCATGAACACGGAGTCGATGCGCGAATATCTCCAGTGCGTCGCGGACCAACGCCTCCAGCGCCTGGGCTTCGCACCGGTGTACGGCTCCGAGAACCCGTTCTCGTTCATGGAGTTGCAAGGCGTCCAGGAACTGACGAACTTCTTCGAGCGCCGCCCGTCGGCGTACCAGGTGGCGGTGGAGGGGACGGTCGGCTTCGACGACGACTTCTGACCCGTACGGGTGCGGCTTGTACGGCCCGCGGGCCGTGACCGGGAGGTCACGGCCCGCGTTGGATGGTGAACTACATTCGCACATCGGTACGTTGGGGTGTGAGGCGTATGGGAGCCACGAGCCGTCAGAAGAGGCAAGGGACGCCGGTCGACAACCGGCCGGGCATCTGGGTCGGCTACGGCAAGTTGGTCAAGCTCTTCCGGCACAGAGCGGGCCTGACGCAAGAGGGCCTCGCGGAGGCAGTGGGCTATTCGCTCGAACTGGTCGCCTCCATCGAACAGGGCAGGAGACCGGCCAAATCCGCGTTCACCGAGAAGGCGGAGCTGGTTCTGGACGCGCACGGGGCACTGGCTGCTCTGCAGGACGATGTGGATCTCGCAAAACTCCCGCTGTTCTTCCAGGACTTCGCCCTGATCGAGGCGGAGGCGATCAGCCGGATGTGCTACGAGCCTCTGCTCATTCCCGGGTTGCTACAGACCGAGGAGTACGCGCGGGCACTGTTCTCGGCGCACTGCCCACCGCTCAGCGAGGAGATGATCGACCAGAACATTGAGGCCAGGCTCAGCCGACAGAAACTGCTGACTCGAACGCCCATGGTGGAGACCTGCTTCATCATCGGCGAGACAGCCCTGAAGAGCATGGCGGGCAGCATCGAGGTGGTACGGGGCCAGCTTCAACATCTCTTGAAGCAGGGCGAGATGCGTAACATCGAGATCCAGATCATGCCCTCGGACCGAGGCTTCCACCCGGGGCTGAACGGACCTGTTGTCCTCATGGAGACTGCGGAACATCGCCAAGCCGGCTACATCGAGTCCCAGGGCGTCGGTTTGGTTATCACCGACCCCGCTCAGGTCAGTGGCTTCGCCCTCCGCTATGGCAAGCTGCGTACGCAGGCTCTGAACGCGGAAGACTCCGCGCAGTTGATCGAGCGGGTGGCTGGAGACACATGAAGTACGAGCAGTCCACGAACCGCCCACCGGCCCTTGACTGGTTCAAGAGCAGCTACAGTGGCTCGGACGGCGGCGACTGCGTCGAGATCGCTGTCACCCCCACCACAGTCCACATCCGCGACTCGAAGACCGCCCCGGGCCCCGTACTGCACGTCCCCAACGGCCCGTGGCGCACGTTCATCTCCTTCGCCGGGTCCTAGCCACACACGGCGTCGCGTGGAGAGCTTCGCTGAGATCCTGGCGGGTGTGCATCGCTCCGCCGTCCACCTGGAGTTGCGCGACTCGTACGGTGTGGACAACGAGGCTGACAACTTCGCGGCGTTCCGGCGCGGGGACTGGAGTGAGGATCTGGAGCGCGCCGACCGCCAGTCCTGGCTCGACCTCGTCAGCGAGGCGACTTCCCGAGGTGTCGTGATGCGCCGGGCGCGGGTGGCTTTGCCAGGAAACGATCTGTGGATTTTCGACGGGCGGCTCGTACGGCGTTCATCTGTGACTACCTCGCCGACGCGGACCTGCGCCGCGAGATCAACGACGGGCTCCAGGTCGTGGAGAACTGGAACTCCGCCAACCACGACCTGTTCTACGGCAAGGACGGCGATCTGACCGGCTCCGACAAAGAGTCCCAGGAGGTCTCCATGCTCGCCCTGCACCTGCTCCAGTCAGCGTTGGTGCACGTCAACACCCTGCTGCTTCAGGACATCCTGAGCGAGGAGAAGTGGCAGAAGCGGCTCACCAACGCCGACCGACGGGCGTTGTCCCCGCTGCTCTGGACACACGTGAACCCCTACGGCCGGTTCGAGCTGGACATGAACTCTCACCTCGACCTCGTCGCCGCGGCGGTGCCCGGCCCCCGCACCGCGCCCGAGGCGGAAGGCGCCCGTGCGGCGGAGGGTGCGGCCGGGGCGACGTCGCAGGGCGCGGCCAGCCGGCAGACCGCGCCCAGGGGCCGTCCGGGTCCTGACTGTCGCTGGCAAGCAGGTTCTTGACCCCTTGCACTAGGCGGTGTCTTCAAACGCGCGCACGCGCTGAACGTGCCGACCAAAAATGGCGTTGACCGAGGACGCTCAAGGCGTGAGATCGTCGCCTTGGTCGGAATCAACGGCATAGTGGGGCGGTGAGCGGTGGCTGGCTCGGACATGACCCGTGACCTGCAAGTCAAGGAGACCTCGTCTGATCCGCCTCTGTGGACAGCGGATTTCCGGCTGTTCTTCACCGCCCGCACGACCTCTTTGCTGGGCGACACGATGCTCCCCGTCGCGATCACGGCCGCCGTAATCCGGGCGGGGTATGGGGCGAGTGGGGTGGGCTATGCGCTTGCCTCGCTCGTGGCGCCGTTCGCAGCGCTGATCATCTTTGGCGGGGTAATGTCCGACCGCTTCGGTGCTCGGCGGCTGATGGTCGTTTCGGACACAGCCCGGCTGTGCTCTCAGGGAGTGCTCGCGCTGCTGTTCCTGCTCGGTACGCCGCAGTTGTGGCAGATCCTGTTGCTGCTGGCCCTGATCGGGGCGGGCAGCGCGATCTTCCAGCCGGGAGTCGCCAGCATCACCCCGCTCATAGCCCAGGACGTACAGAAGGCCAACGCCACTCTCCGTATCTCGGAGTCCGTCGCCGTCGTCATCGGACCGTCTCTGGCCGGTCTGCTGCTGGCGGTCTCCTCGCCTGCGGCGGTGGTCGCTCTCGACGCTTTGACCTATGCGGCCAGCGGCGCCTGCCTGCTCCGGCTTCGCTCGGTCCCGATGGGCCCGGCCGAGCGGGCCGGCGCATCCTCGTTCCGGGCCGATCTCGTAGAGGGATGGCGCGAGTTCCGGGCCAGGACCTGGTTGTGGAGCGTCATCGTCGTCTTCATGCTCTGGCAACTGGCCGGAGCCGGCCCCGCTATGACCCTCGGCAACAGCACGCTCGTCACCGACCACGGAGCATCGGTGTTCGGCCTGGTCATGTCGTCACTCGGAGCGGGAAGTGTGCTGGGCGGGCTCGTCGCGATCAGGTTCCGCCCGCGGCATCCTCTCCGGGCCGGTGCCCTCTCCATGATCCTTTGGGCGTTCATGCCGTTGGGTGTCGCGCTCGACCTTCCCGCGCCGCTCATCGCCGGATGCTACGGGGTGAGCGGCGTGGGCATGGCGTTCTGGATCGTCATGTTCCACACGAGCGTGCAGACCCACATCCCGCAGGATGTCCTCGGCCGGGTACACGCGTACGACGCGGCCGGCTCGCTGGTGATGAAGCCAGTCGGGCAGGCGGCGGCCGGGCCGCTCGCGCTCGTCGCGGGGACCGTGCCACTGCTGTACGTGTCCGCGTCCATGGCCCTCGTCACATGCGCACTGCTGCTGGCGATCCCGGCCGTGCGCCGCCTGAAGAGCGTAGAGCGCCAGGCGGTCGCTCCTGATGTGGGCGTGACAGTTGAAGACACCCCCTAGGGCGTGTTTTAGAAGTCCCGTCTGGCCCACGACGCCTGGCACGCGCGCTCGCCGCGTTGTCGGAGTCATCCAAGTACGTCCGGTCCATCTACGGGGCTGATCCTCCGCCTTGCGATCGCACGCACCAGACGCCGTGGGCCCCGCCCGATGGGCGGACGACGCTACTTCTAAAACACGCCCTAGCCGCAGCAGTGGAGTTCGTCGGCGACGGCAAACGTGCCGACCGCGACAAGGCCGCCGTTGGGCGGGAACCGCGCACGTCGTCGCTGGCCTGTTCGACTGAGCTAACCGGGATCGGGTTCGTCGTGGATGGTCAATGCTCCGGCGAGGTCGAGTTCGGCGACGGTGCCATGTGCCCCGGCGCGGACGAGCAGCACTGCACCGAGCGCGGTGCTCCAGAACGTCCTGGCTTCCACGTTGAGCGGTCGACGGGCCCTCCAGCCGCGACTGTCGATGAGCTGGCTCACGAAGCGCTCGGATTGCCGGAACAGCAACTGGAGGTGCTGGTCGACCACGGGGGCGAGTTCGGGCTTGGAGATCCCGGCGGCGAGTGCCCGCGTGACTGACGGAAGCGAGGGCATCGCCAGTACTGCGCGGGCGATGTTGCGCCGAAATGTCGCGGCATCGGGGGCTTGGCGACCGATGCGCTCAATCCGTCGGGCGTCGTGCAGCAAGCCGAGAAAGGCGGCGTGCACGAGAAGCGAGTCCTTGGAGCCGAAGTGGTAGGTCACCTGATTGGGGAAGACGCCTGCCGCGTTCGCGATCTCCGCGACGCTCACCTCGGCGCCGGACCGTTCCATGCAGAGCCGTGCAGTTGCCTCAATCAGCCGGTGCCTCGTCGCGCGACCGCGGTCCCGCGACCGGGCCGACGTTGATCGAGCTTCGGTTCGCTTCTTCTCCACACCAAAATTGTATGTGATACAACAAGGAAGTTCTCGCTTGTATCGCATACAAGAAAGGTTGAGGGGCATGCACCGGACTGAAGTCGTCGTGACCGGACTCGGCGCGATCACACCACTCGGGGCAGACGTGGCGTCCACCTGGGACGCCCTGCTTGCCGGCGAGTCCGGCATCCGCGGCGGCGTCCTGCGTGGCCACGAAGATGCCGGCCTTCCCGACACCGTCGCGGGGACGATGGCGATCGACCCCGCCGAGTTGCTGCTGCCGGTGCAGGCCAGGCGGCTCGACCGCTCGCAGCAGGCGGCCTTGGCCGCGGCGGCCGAAGCCTGGGCCGATGCCGGCGCCCCAGAGGTGGACCAGGACCGGCTCGCAGCAGTGATCGGCACGGGCATCGGGGGCGTGCGGACGCTGCTGAAGGAAGACGACGTACTGGAGGCGGCCGGGACGCGGCGCGTCTCGCCACGCACGGTCCCGATGCTCATGCCCAACGCGGCGGCGGCGCTGATCAGTATCGAATACGGTGCACGGGCAGGTGTCTACACGCCCGTCTCGGCGTGCTCTTCCGGTGCCGAGGCGATCGCCCTGGGTGCCCGGCTCATCCGTGCCGGTGAGGCGGACGTGGTCATCGCGGGCGGGACCGAGGCCGCGATCACGCCGATCACCGTTGCCGGCTTCGCCCAGGCACAAGCACTGTCGCGGCATACCGTCGAACCCGCGTCTGCATCCCGGCCGTTCGCCGCGGACCGCAGCGGATTCGTCCTCAGTGAAGGTGCGGCTGTCGTGGTGCTAGAGAGCACCGAGCATGCCGGCGCCCGGGGCGCGCGCGTCCACGCGGTGCTCGCCGGCGCCGGCATCGCCGCCGACGCTCACCACATCACGGCGCCCGCTGCCGACGGCTCCGGTCAGGTCTCGGCCATGCGGAAGGCCCTCGCGCAAGCCGGTTTTGCTCCCGAGCAGATCAGCCACATCAATGCGCATGCCACCGGGACTCCGGTCGGCGACGTCGCCGAGGCGCACGCGATCGGGGAAGTCTTCGGCCGCGCCACCGTGACAGCCCCGAAGGCGGCGCTCGGTCATCTCTTTGGCGCAGCCGGCGCGATCGAAGCGCTCATCGGCGTCCTCAGCGTGGAGCACGGCGTCATCCCGCCGACCCGTAACCTCACCGCGGCCGGCGTCGCTCCCGACATCGATCTCGATGTCGTCACTGAGCGACGAGACGTCCCCCAGGAGGCCGTGCTCAGCAATTCATTCGGCTTCGGTGGGCAGAACGTCTCGCTCATCGTCACCGGCGCACGGCACCATGCGTCCCGTACGGTCTCGACGACACCATGACCCACGCGAACGCACCGTTGTCCATGGAGGCTCCCCGCATGGATGCTCTCGCGCGTACCCGCCTCGTGGCCTGCCTGGTTGCCGTT
The nucleotide sequence above comes from Streptomyces sp. NBC_01716. Encoded proteins:
- a CDS encoding Tn3 family transposase, which codes for MDFRRAARTAFICDYLADADLRREINDGLQVVENWNSANHDLFYGKDGDLTGSDKESQEVSMLALHLLQSALVHVNTLLLQDILSEEKWQKRLTNADRRALSPLLWTHVNPYGRFELDMNSHLDLVAAAVPGPRTAPEAEGARAAEGAAGATSQGAASRQTAPRGRPGPDCRWQAGS
- a CDS encoding beta-ketoacyl-[acyl-carrier-protein] synthase family protein, whose amino-acid sequence is MHRTEVVVTGLGAITPLGADVASTWDALLAGESGIRGGVLRGHEDAGLPDTVAGTMAIDPAELLLPVQARRLDRSQQAALAAAAEAWADAGAPEVDQDRLAAVIGTGIGGVRTLLKEDDVLEAAGTRRVSPRTVPMLMPNAAAALISIEYGARAGVYTPVSACSSGAEAIALGARLIRAGEADVVIAGGTEAAITPITVAGFAQAQALSRHTVEPASASRPFAADRSGFVLSEGAAVVVLESTEHAGARGARVHAVLAGAGIAADAHHITAPAADGSGQVSAMRKALAQAGFAPEQISHINAHATGTPVGDVAEAHAIGEVFGRATVTAPKAALGHLFGAAGAIEALIGVLSVEHGVIPPTRNLTAAGVAPDIDLDVVTERRDVPQEAVLSNSFGFGGQNVSLIVTGARHHASRTVSTTP
- a CDS encoding ribonucleoside-diphosphate reductase subunit alpha, producing the protein MTIAPADPASAIAEREQREQDPAGPADGPGAGLLRVLTDLTADLADTDPGKVAAAALRGRNAASDDAELRALATEAAAGLISEDPAYSRLAARLLTRTIADEAAGQGAVSFSSSVAVGHAEGLIADRTAAFVTRHAARLDALVDPAADDRFGYFGLRTLFSRYLLRHPLTRDVIETPQYFMLRVASGLAKDDSPAAVDEVAALYGLMSRLDYLPSSPTLFNSGTRHPQMSSCYLLDSPLDELDSIYDRYHQVARLSKHAGGIGLSYSRIRARGSLIRGTNGHSNGIVPFLRTLDSSVAAVNQGGRRKGAACVYLETWHADIEEFLELRDNTGEDARRTHNLNLAHWIPDEFMRRVDADGVWSLFSPSDVPELVDLWGDDFDAAYRAAEAAGKARRTIPARELYGRMMRTLAQTGNGWMTFKDASNRTANQTAEPGTVVHSSNLCTEILEVTDDGETAVCNLGSVNVGAFVTDSGEPGGELDWERLDDSVRTAVTFLDRVVDINFYPTEQAGRSNAKWRPVGLGVMGLQDVFFKKRLPFDSAEAAALSTRIAERIMLAAYEASCDLAEREGPLPAWERTRAARGVLHPDHYDVSLNWPERWDALRARVAKSGMRNSLLLAIAPTATIASIAGVYECIEPQVSNLFKRETLSGEFLQVNAYLVAELKRLGVWDTQSREALRESNGSVAGFSWIPAEVRELYRTAWEIPQRGLIDMAAARTPFLDQSQSLNLFLETPTIGKLSSMYAYAWKKGLKTTYYLRSRPATRIARAARSRPAPEAIACSLENPESCEACQ
- a CDS encoding MFS transporter — encoded protein: MTRDLQVKETSSDPPLWTADFRLFFTARTTSLLGDTMLPVAITAAVIRAGYGASGVGYALASLVAPFAALIIFGGVMSDRFGARRLMVVSDTARLCSQGVLALLFLLGTPQLWQILLLLALIGAGSAIFQPGVASITPLIAQDVQKANATLRISESVAVVIGPSLAGLLLAVSSPAAVVALDALTYAASGACLLRLRSVPMGPAERAGASSFRADLVEGWREFRARTWLWSVIVVFMLWQLAGAGPAMTLGNSTLVTDHGASVFGLVMSSLGAGSVLGGLVAIRFRPRHPLRAGALSMILWAFMPLGVALDLPAPLIAGCYGVSGVGMAFWIVMFHTSVQTHIPQDVLGRVHAYDAAGSLVMKPVGQAAAGPLALVAGTVPLLYVSASMALVTCALLLAIPAVRRLKSVERQAVAPDVGVTVEDTP
- a CDS encoding helix-turn-helix domain-containing protein, producing the protein MGATSRQKRQGTPVDNRPGIWVGYGKLVKLFRHRAGLTQEGLAEAVGYSLELVASIEQGRRPAKSAFTEKAELVLDAHGALAALQDDVDLAKLPLFFQDFALIEAEAISRMCYEPLLIPGLLQTEEYARALFSAHCPPLSEEMIDQNIEARLSRQKLLTRTPMVETCFIIGETALKSMAGSIEVVRGQLQHLLKQGEMRNIEIQIMPSDRGFHPGLNGPVVLMETAEHRQAGYIESQGVGLVITDPAQVSGFALRYGKLRTQALNAEDSAQLIERVAGDT
- a CDS encoding TetR/AcrR family transcriptional regulator C-terminal domain-containing protein yields the protein MEKKRTEARSTSARSRDRGRATRHRLIEATARLCMERSGAEVSVAEIANAAGVFPNQVTYHFGSKDSLLVHAAFLGLLHDARRIERIGRQAPDAATFRRNIARAVLAMPSLPSVTRALAAGISKPELAPVVDQHLQLLFRQSERFVSQLIDSRGWRARRPLNVEARTFWSTALGAVLLVRAGAHGTVAELDLAGALTIHDEPDPG
- a CDS encoding ribonucleotide-diphosphate reductase subunit beta, which translates into the protein MSSTPLEKNLLDPGFELTLRPMRYPDFYERYRDAIKNTWTVEEVDLHSDVADLAKLSPGEQHMIGRLVAFFATGDSIVSNNLVLTLYKHINSPEARLYLSRQLFEEAVHVQFYLTLLDTYLPDPADRAAAFDAVEEIPSIREKAQFCFKWMDSVEKIDRLESAADRRRFLLNLICFAACIEGLFFYGAFAYVYWFRSRGLLHGLATGTNWVFRDETMHMNFAFEVVDTVRKEEPDLFDDALQRQVTDMLKEAVEAELQFGRDLCGDGLPGMNTESMREYLQCVADQRLQRLGFAPVYGSENPFSFMELQGVQELTNFFERRPSAYQVAVEGTVGFDDDF
- a CDS encoding DUF397 domain-containing protein — protein: MKYEQSTNRPPALDWFKSSYSGSDGGDCVEIAVTPTTVHIRDSKTAPGPVLHVPNGPWRTFISFAGS